A genomic segment from Gracilimonas sediminicola encodes:
- a CDS encoding aldo/keto reductase, whose translation MQYNRLGNSDLEVSEVSFGCMSLEVENNSESASSLLREAYNKGINFFDTADLYNHGLNEEVVGKALKPFRDEVIISTKVGNVWDEDGSGWEWNPTKEYILTGVNESLRRLQTEYIDLYMLHGGTVDDPIDEIIEAFDRLKDQGKIRAYGISSIRPNTIREYAERSDMDCVMMQYSLLDRRPEEESLDLLAENDISVITRGTLGKGMLIDKPARDYLGHSTEEVEELQRAANNTGNPISVAVQFVLDHTAVASAVLGIRTKHQLEEITDAMNSPVSAEELDNLRSILSPKKYDQHR comes from the coding sequence ATGCAGTACAACAGATTGGGAAATTCAGATCTTGAAGTAAGTGAAGTCAGTTTTGGTTGTATGTCTCTGGAAGTTGAGAACAACTCAGAATCAGCCTCTTCCCTTCTCCGTGAAGCCTATAACAAAGGGATCAATTTCTTTGACACCGCCGACCTCTACAATCATGGCCTAAATGAGGAAGTAGTTGGAAAAGCGCTGAAGCCTTTCAGGGATGAAGTTATTATTTCTACCAAGGTCGGTAATGTGTGGGATGAAGATGGTTCGGGATGGGAATGGAATCCTACCAAAGAATATATTTTGACGGGCGTGAATGAGAGTTTACGCAGGCTCCAGACCGAATACATCGACCTCTATATGCTGCATGGCGGAACCGTTGACGATCCGATTGACGAAATTATTGAAGCATTTGACCGACTTAAAGATCAGGGGAAGATTCGTGCTTATGGAATCTCGTCCATCCGCCCAAATACCATTCGGGAATACGCAGAACGCTCAGATATGGACTGCGTGATGATGCAGTACAGCCTGCTTGATCGTCGCCCGGAAGAAGAAAGCCTGGATCTGCTTGCAGAAAATGACATCAGTGTGATTACCCGTGGAACGTTGGGTAAAGGCATGCTTATAGATAAGCCGGCTCGTGATTACCTGGGGCATTCAACAGAAGAAGTTGAAGAATTACAACGGGCAGCCAATAACACCGGAAACCCGATTTCAGTGGCTGTTCAATTTGTATTGGATCATACTGCGGTAGCTTCAGCCGTTCTTGGCATCCGCACTAAGCATCAGTTAGAGGAGATTACGGATGCGATGAACTCCCCTGTTTCTGCTGAGGAATTGGATAACCTCAGAAGCATTTTATCCCCCAAAAAGTACGATCAACACCGTTAA
- a CDS encoding DUF922 domain-containing protein has protein sequence MKAIVTTILIFLFSSGLVFGQHQSEKNYIYWSDDYELVWTDFEEIPKRYSEHAAFSVVGYESSFNMNAQQYEAEIKTYFSKNESWSKSWIASLLLHEQGHFDLAEVNARRFRKRVKDAMEAGTISVSVFEEMSDEAMADLEEAQKEYDEATNYSMDYRSQLQWSEKIAEQLKELEAFANTRIVISRTGN, from the coding sequence ATGAAGGCAATAGTAACCACCATATTGATTTTCCTGTTTAGCTCCGGTTTGGTTTTCGGGCAGCATCAGTCCGAGAAAAATTATATCTACTGGAGCGATGACTACGAATTGGTTTGGACTGATTTCGAGGAGATTCCCAAGCGATACAGTGAACACGCCGCCTTTTCTGTTGTTGGGTATGAAAGTTCGTTCAACATGAACGCGCAGCAGTATGAGGCCGAAATAAAAACCTACTTCAGTAAAAATGAATCCTGGTCCAAAAGCTGGATTGCCTCCCTTCTGCTCCACGAACAGGGTCATTTTGACCTAGCGGAAGTGAACGCACGGAGATTCCGAAAGCGGGTTAAAGATGCCATGGAAGCCGGGACCATCTCTGTAAGTGTATTCGAGGAGATGAGTGATGAGGCCATGGCCGATCTTGAAGAAGCACAAAAAGAGTATGATGAAGCCACCAATTACTCCATGGATTACCGCTCCCAGCTACAATGGTCAGAAAAAATAGCCGAACAGCTCAAAGAACTGGAGGCTTTTGCTAATACACGGATTGTTATTTCGCGGACAGGTAATTGA
- a CDS encoding ribonuclease D yields the protein MAIHYITENNDLQKLTSDLHQTKEFAVDLEFDRNRYRYGFNMCLMQIYGGDDCYLVDPLSDDLDIKTIFPVIENPEVQKVVFAFGEDLRLLHSMGCFPKNLYDLDAATSLLNYEPASLTNLIKEVLDVKVNSSSQQSNWWKRPLSENQKQYAADDVIYLLDFKAKLNQQADKRGILDWIKQENDVFDHLDYSDEDHNNLIKEKDKNNLSVFEWFVYCQLMDFFDEKARELNKPMYQLASKRIVSELAQNPDKVHNWKQTKGVYGRIKNDNFKSQLQSVVDSAIHEAKEQDLSTSRKASDTMTGEEYRAMRNEQNRINDLRNRLLSPIQDRLVTDFGKHAKSFILPNRLTKEIIAGETELMPDYKVKLLRRYAEELDLDLSDYV from the coding sequence ATGGCTATTCATTACATCACTGAGAATAATGATCTACAAAAGCTCACTTCGGACCTTCACCAAACCAAAGAATTTGCTGTAGATTTAGAGTTTGATCGCAATCGTTATCGCTATGGGTTCAATATGTGCCTCATGCAGATTTATGGCGGAGACGACTGTTACCTGGTAGATCCACTCAGTGACGATCTCGATATAAAGACCATCTTCCCGGTCATCGAGAACCCGGAGGTACAGAAAGTGGTTTTTGCATTCGGAGAGGATCTTCGCCTGCTGCATTCCATGGGATGCTTTCCTAAAAACCTCTACGATCTGGATGCCGCCACCAGTCTGTTGAATTACGAACCGGCTTCCCTGACCAATCTCATCAAAGAGGTTTTGGATGTAAAGGTGAACAGCTCCTCACAGCAGAGCAACTGGTGGAAACGACCGCTTTCCGAAAATCAAAAACAGTATGCAGCAGATGATGTGATCTACCTGCTCGACTTTAAAGCCAAACTCAATCAACAAGCCGACAAACGGGGTATCCTCGACTGGATTAAGCAAGAGAACGACGTTTTTGATCACCTGGATTACAGCGATGAAGATCATAACAACCTGATTAAAGAAAAGGACAAGAATAACCTGTCTGTTTTTGAATGGTTCGTCTATTGCCAACTCATGGATTTCTTTGATGAGAAAGCCCGCGAACTGAACAAGCCTATGTATCAGCTTGCCAGTAAGAGAATAGTGAGTGAGCTTGCTCAGAATCCTGATAAAGTGCACAACTGGAAACAGACCAAGGGGGTTTACGGGCGGATTAAGAATGATAACTTTAAGTCTCAGCTTCAATCGGTGGTTGATTCTGCAATCCATGAGGCAAAAGAGCAGGACCTATCTACTTCCCGAAAGGCCAGTGATACCATGACTGGTGAGGAATACCGGGCCATGCGGAATGAACAGAACCGAATCAATGATCTGAGAAATAGACTTCTTTCCCCTATTCAGGATCGGTTAGTGACTGATTTTGGCAAGCATGCCAAATCCTTTATTCTCCCCAACCGGCTCACCAAAGAAATTATAGCCGGCGAAACGGAGCTGATGCCCGATTATAAAGTGAAGTTGCTGCGAAGGTATGCCGAAGAGCTGGACCTGGATTTGAGTGATTATGTCTGA
- a CDS encoding cation diffusion facilitator family transporter has protein sequence MQKARENIRVQWFIVAVAVILFVIKMTAWYLTNSVAVLTDGLESIVNVLSGFIGLYSLYLSAKPKDENHPYGHGKVEFISAGIEGTLITLAGLYIIVEAVQSFIDPEPLQSLDLGIILIGISAVINFGFGYWAYQTGKKNDSLALQASGRHLQTDTYTTLGIIAGLILIRFTNILWLDGAVAIVFALMIIHMGFRILRAAVAGIMDETDEELLAELIAYLQQNRDPKWIDLHNLRITKYGPTLHVDAHLTLPWYLTVKEAHAELDNIEELITHKFGDRIDIFIHTDFCQEFSCYLCTIEDCEVRQHPFEQRIEWTVENVASDGKHRLSRSV, from the coding sequence ATGCAGAAAGCTCGGGAAAATATTCGGGTTCAATGGTTCATCGTTGCGGTGGCTGTCATTCTTTTTGTCATAAAGATGACCGCCTGGTATCTCACCAACTCGGTGGCTGTACTCACCGATGGACTCGAAAGTATCGTCAATGTGCTGAGTGGCTTTATCGGGTTATACAGCCTGTATCTTTCCGCAAAGCCCAAGGATGAAAATCACCCTTACGGACACGGAAAAGTAGAGTTTATTTCAGCGGGAATTGAGGGTACGCTCATCACCCTTGCCGGATTGTACATTATTGTAGAAGCCGTGCAAAGCTTTATCGATCCGGAGCCGCTGCAGAGCCTGGACCTCGGTATAATCCTGATTGGAATATCAGCGGTAATCAACTTTGGGTTTGGATACTGGGCTTATCAAACCGGAAAGAAAAACGACTCGCTGGCCCTGCAGGCAAGTGGCCGTCATCTTCAAACGGACACATATACCACCCTTGGTATCATAGCAGGACTAATTCTCATCCGTTTTACAAATATTCTTTGGCTGGATGGGGCCGTGGCCATTGTTTTTGCTCTGATGATCATACATATGGGCTTCCGGATCTTACGGGCAGCAGTTGCGGGAATTATGGATGAAACCGATGAAGAGTTACTGGCTGAACTGATTGCTTACTTACAACAAAACAGAGATCCAAAATGGATTGACCTCCACAACCTCAGGATCACCAAATATGGCCCCACTCTTCATGTGGATGCTCATTTAACCCTCCCATGGTACCTCACAGTTAAAGAAGCCCATGCCGAGCTGGATAACATCGAAGAGTTAATTACCCATAAGTTCGGAGACAGAATAGATATTTTTATTCATACCGATTTCTGTCAGGAATTTTCATGCTATTTATGCACCATTGAGGATTGTGAGGTGCGTCAGCATCCATTTGAACAACGCATTGAGTGGACGGTAGAAAACGTAGCTTCTGATGGAAAACATCGATTATCAAGATCAGTGTAA
- a CDS encoding inorganic pyrophosphatase, whose translation MNFPNPFFRWRPHPWHGLEVGEDQPKIVNAFIELTPFDTIKYEVDKKTGYMRVDRPQRSSSLPPSLYGFIPRTYCGNHVGELSKDDVKGDGDPLDICVLSERPIDRNEVILSARVIGGLHMVDHDEADDKIISVLDNDTYYSNINSVNDLPPVLIERLRHYFGTYKLIPGKNQNDVYVQGIFDADHAYKVIEASIKDYEEMFGE comes from the coding sequence ATGAATTTTCCCAATCCTTTTTTCCGGTGGAGGCCGCATCCGTGGCACGGACTGGAAGTGGGCGAAGATCAACCCAAGATCGTTAACGCCTTTATCGAACTCACTCCTTTTGATACCATCAAATACGAAGTGGACAAGAAAACCGGCTACATGCGGGTAGATCGTCCGCAACGAAGTTCCTCACTTCCCCCATCGTTATACGGGTTTATTCCCCGTACCTATTGCGGTAATCACGTGGGTGAATTGTCGAAAGATGATGTAAAAGGGGATGGTGATCCGCTGGATATTTGCGTGTTGAGTGAACGACCGATTGACCGGAACGAGGTTATTTTAAGCGCCCGCGTGATCGGAGGGCTGCATATGGTGGACCACGATGAAGCGGATGATAAAATCATCTCCGTGCTGGATAACGACACCTATTACAGCAACATCAACAGCGTGAATGATTTACCTCCGGTGTTGATAGAGCGACTTCGTCATTACTTTGGCACTTACAAGCTGATCCCCGGAAAAAACCAGAACGACGTATATGTGCAGGGGATTTTTGATGCCGACCATGCCTACAAAGTAATCGAAGCGTCTATTAAAGATTACGAAGAAATGTTCGGTGAATAG